From the Conger conger chromosome 14, fConCon1.1, whole genome shotgun sequence genome, one window contains:
- the si:dkey-202e22.2 gene encoding netrin-4 → MDSGTALQCKDRACSPPMGNLATGRRLQTLSSGGPSPLCSAPSVPCAVSHPPSHMADDPFLHPGTWWASEAGVREEEIRLDLEARFCLTHLIMLFRSPRPAVMILERSRDFAQTWGPLKLFASNCSQTFGLPDDVSQPGAPCTSRYSRATPCSEGEVIFRALGPGTGVGDPYSREAVDLLSLTNLRLRLLEPQSCPSPPATEHSSPSTTPLNSSRPLPTRQMAPFAIYSLLAGGTCLCHGHAERCLPLSGPLDALHHGDMVQARCMCLHHTAGEHCEECAPLFNDWPWRPANGSSGEPHVCQKCECHSHADTCHFSLRVWQSSGGSSGGICDNCRHNTEGRRCQRCRPGYHRHPAQPLTSPHACTRCLCDPVGTVPARERGRGKALWCHPRSGHCHCRTGVGGTRCDHCLDGHWGFGDEGCKPCVCPQNCNSFTGQCQDSHPREVVYHIPIGGKITDITHTPANGNEGAWSEEIAMSALHHVGKCTCKEKKFRSLTELCRMKHTYVIRATVLSAHDKGSHAEVRVKVRKVLRSGQVLLTQGTHTVYPLSWTSRGCTCPILNPGVDYLLAGPEETKSGRLLVTMQSVVLPWRPWLGDQVTKGLRQSCP, encoded by the exons ATGGACAGCGGGACTG CCTTGCAGTGCAAAGACCGTGCCTGCAGCCCCCCAATGGGCAACCTGGCGACTGGCAGAAGGCTCCAGACCCTGAGCAGTGGTGGaccttctcctctctgctctgctccgAGCGTCCCATGCGCAGTTTCCCACCCCCCTAGCCACATGGCGGATGACCCCTTCCTGCACCCTGGCACCTGGTGGGCGTCTGAGGCAGgcgtgagagaggaggagatccGTCTGGACCTAGAGGCCCGGTTCTGCCTGACCCACCTTATCATGCTTTTCCGCTCTCCCCGCCCAGCAGTGATGATACTGGAGCGATCCCGTGACTTTGCCCAAACCTGGGGGCCCCTCAAACTCTTTGCGAGCAACTGCAGCCAGACCTTCGGTCTGCCTGATGATGTGAGCCAGCCTGGTGCGCCCTGCACCTCCCGCTACTCCCGCGCCACGCCCTGCAGTGAGGGAGAG GTGATCTTTCGGGCCCTGGGCCCTGGTACTGGAGTGGGTGACCCCTACAGTCGAGAGGCTGTGGACCTGCTGAGCCTCACCAACCTGCGCCTCCGCCTGCTAGAGCCCCAgtcctgcccctcccctccagccACAGAGCACTCCAGTCCCTCCACAACCCCTCTGAACTCCTCCAGACCCTTACCCACACGCCAAATGGCACCGTTCGCCATCTACTCCCTGCTAGCAGGAGGGACCTGCCTTTGTCATGGCCATGCTGAGCGATGTCTTCCGCTTTCAGGGCCCCTAGACGCGCTGCACCACGGTGACATG GTGCAAGCCCGGTGCATGTGTCTGCATCACACAGCAGGTGAGCACTGTGAGGAATGTGCCCCACTCTTCAACGACTGGCCCTGGCGCCCTGCCAACGGCAGCAGTGGGGAGCCCCATGTCTGCCAGA AGTGCGAGTGTCACAGCCATGCAGACACCTGTCACTTCTCCCTGCGAGTGTGGCAGTCCTCAGGAGGGTCCAGCGGGGGAATCTGTGACAACTGCCGTCACAACACAGAGGGCCGCAGATGCCAGCGCTGTCGCCCAGGCTACCATCGCCACCCTGCCCAACCCCTGACCTCTCCCCACGCCTGCACAC GATGCCTGTGTGACCCGGTGGGCACAGTGCCAGCCAGGGAAAGGGGCAGGGGTAAGGCTCTGTGGTGCCACCCCCGTAGTGGACATTGCCATTGCAGGACAGGAGTCGGCGGTACGAGGTGTGACCACTGCCTCGATGGACACTGGGGTTTTGGGGACGAGGGGTGTAAGCCATGCGTGTGCCCTCAAAACTGTAACTCCTTTACAGGGCAGTGTCAGGACAG TCATCCCCGTGAGGTCGTATACCACATTCCTATTGGAGGCAAGATCAcggacatcacacacaccccggcCAATGGGAACGAGGGGGCATGGTCAGAGGAGATTGCCATGTCTGCTCTTCATCATGTGG GGAAATGCACCTGTAAGGAGAAGAAATTCAGAAGCCTCACTGAACTCTGCAGGATGAAGCACACCTACG tGATTAGGGCCACTGTGCTGTCAGCCCATGACAAGGGGAGTCACGCCGAGGTGAGGGTAAAGGTCCGCAAGGTCCtgcgctcaggacaggtgttacTGACCCAAGGCACCCACACCGTGTATCCCCTGTCCTGGACCAGCCGTGGGTGCACCTGTCCCATCCTCAACCCAG GTGTGGACTATCTGCTGGCTGGGCCAGAGGAGACCAAGTCGGGACGATTGCTGGTGACCATGCAGAGTGtggtgttgccatggagaccttGGCTGGGCGATCAGGTGACTAAGGGCCTGCGACAAAGCtgcccctga
- the chchd4a gene encoding mitochondrial intermembrane space import and assembly protein 40 has protein sequence MSHCKQEGKDRIIFVTKEDHEAPSNAELIADDPNDPYEDHGLILPSGEINWNCPCLGGMASGPCGEQFKAAFSCFHYSTEDVKGSDCVDRFRGMQECMQRYPELYPQEDDNENAPTQGGDEGRVAEATPSTDDSNPSLTSGPGSTPLSEDAPSTSSTVSS, from the exons ATGTCGCACTGCAAGCAGGAAG GTAAAGATCGAATAATTTTTGTGACCAAGGAGGATCATGAGGCGCCCAGTAATGCTGAGCTGATTGCCGATGACCCTAATGACCCCTATGAGGACCATG GTCTGATCCTGCCCAGTGGAGAGATAAACTGGAACTGCCCGTGCTTGGGTGGCATGGCCAGTGGGCCCTGTGGAGAACAGTTCAAAGCAGCCTTTTCCTGCTTCCACTACAGCACAGAGGATGTGAAGGGGTCAGACTGTGTGGACAGGTTCCGGGGCATGCAGGAGTGCATGCAGAGGTACCCTGAGTTGTACCCTCAAGAAGATGACAATGAGAATGCCCCTACACAAGGTGGTGATGAGGGCAGGGTGGCCGAAGCCACACCCTCCACTGACGACTCAAACCCTTCTTTGACCTCTGGACCTGGTTCAACACCCTTGTCAGAAGATGCACCTTCCACATCCAGCACAGTCTCCAGCTAA